Genomic DNA from Segatella copri:
TAGCTATTGTGTACTCCCTTCTTGTCGCGGAGCATCTCTTCGCCGGCAAGGATGAAAGGAACACCCTGTGAAGTGAAGACGCAGGTCTGCGCAAGCTGGTCGATGCGGAGCAACTCGGCAGTACGCATTGCTTCAGGGATATTCTTGTCGGTAAGAGATGCGATGCTTGCCTTCAGACGGTCTACCAGACACATATCGTCATGGCAGCTTACATAACTGATCTGCTCGGTAGGATTGTTGGTCCAAGGCTTCTTGTCATAGTTCACCTTTGTCATATCCACCTGCGGATGGGCGATGCCACCCACAATACCGAACTTCAGACTCTCCTCCTGACCTGTAAGACCAGCCAGGAGCGCTCCCTGATGGTCATCAGAGAAAGGACCACGGAGCGCATCGCGCATATCATCGCTGAAAGCACCGATGCCCTTGAGCTGCTGGGTATTCGCCTTCACCGCCAGTTTCTCGGTAGGATAAGCACAGCTGCCTGCACTCCATCCCTCACCATAAATATAGATGCTGGGATCGATGCGGTTTACCATCTCACGGATAGCCTGCATGGTTTCGATGTCATGAACACCCATCAGATCGAAACGGAAACCATCGATATGATATTCGTCTATCCAGTATTTCACGCTCTCCAGCATAAACTGGCGCATGAGAGGCTTCTCTGAAGCAGTCTCGTTGCCACAGCCTGAACCATCAGAATACTTACCATCCTTGGTTTTGCGATAATAATAATCAGGATAGGTACGCTGGAAATTGCTGCCATTGATATCGAAAGTATGGTTATATACGGCATCGAAAATCACTCGGATGCCTGCCTTATGCAGCGCCATCACCATCTCCTTGAACTCCTTGATGCGGGTTGCTGGAGAATAAGGGTCGGTAGCGTAACTGCCTTCCGGCACATTATAGTTTTTCGGATCATAACCCCAGTTGAACTGCGGTTTGTCGAGTCGGGTCTCATCTATAGAAGCGAAATCGAATACAGGCTGGAAGTGGATGGCGTTGATGCCCAGATTCTTGAGATATTCGATGGCCTTTGGCTCGGTGAGAGCGAGATATTTGCCCTTATATTTCAAGCCGGATGTAGGAGAAATGGAGAAATCACGCACGTGAAGCTCGTAGACAACGAGATCGGCTGGCGATTTCAGGGCAGGACGCACGTCCTGATCCCATCCAGATGGATCGGTATCATACAAATCTACGATGGCGCCACGGTTTCCGTTCACACCTACTGCTTTGGCAAATGTACCTGGTGTTTCACCCTTGCCAATATCAAAGGTATAGAACTTCCCCTTGAGGTCGCCCTTTACTGTAGCCTCCCAGCGTTCATCACCCAACCTCTTCATTTTCAGCGTTTTATAAGCCTTTCCTCCCTGACCTTGCTTATAAAGACGGAGGGTTACAGAAGACTTTTGGGCTGTTGGAGCATTCAGGATAAACATGGTTTTCTCCTTGGAATACATCATCTCATTGAATGTCTGCTGGGCATTCAATGAAGTTGGTAAAACGGTTGCTGTCAATGCTGCAATTATTAGTTTTTGGATATTCATATTGTTAAGTTATTGGTATACAGGATATTAAAGCGAACTGAGCGAAGAAAACTGTGACAGATTATCTACGCTCATTTTTAGCGTATTTCCGACCAACCGGACAGTTGGACGGAAATACGGAAATTATAAGCTTATTTAGCGAGCAAAGAGATGGCGAAACCACCACCACGTGCTTCGTTAATCTTCAAAACATCCCCCTTCTTCACAGTCTTGTGGATGATCTGATAAGATTTAGGGTTCTTCTCGTAGTCAGCAGTCTTGCCGTCCTGATAAATAGCGCAAGCATACTTCTTGCCCTTATCCAGGAAGTCGAGCTTTACTACGGCTGTGCGGGCTGCATCAGTCTTACCGCCTACAAACCAGTTATCGGTTCCCTTTGCCTTGCGGGCTACGGTGATATACTTGGCTGGCTCTGCCTCCAGATACTTGGAGTCATCCCAGTCGCAAGCTACGTCGCGGATAAACTGGAAGGCATCATCATACTTCTCATAATGCTCTGGAAGATCGGCAGCCATCTGCAGCGGACTGTACATTACGAGATAGAGCGAAAGCTGACCACAGAGAGTGGTATGAACATAACTCTTATTGTTGCTCCACTCAGAAAGCTTGGTCTCAAAGATACCAGGAGTATAATCCATCGGACCACCCTGCAGACGGGTGAATGGCAACATTACGGTATGATAAGACTTGTTACCGCCAAATGCCTCATACTCTGTACCACGTGCACTCTCGTTGCCAACCAGGTTAGGCCAGGTGCGGCAGATACCTGTAGGACGGGTTGCCTCGTGTGCATTTACCATGATATGATGCTTGGCAGCGGTCTCGATGACACGCTGGTAGTGATTGTTCATCAACTGGCTGTAGTGATACTCACCTCTTGGGATGATATCTCCCACATAACCGGTCTTCACGGCATCATAACCATATTTGTTCATCAGGTTGAAGGCATCTTCCATGTGGCGCTCGTAGTTGAGAGCTGCAGAAGATGTCTCGTGGTGCATCATCAGCTTCACGCCCTTAGAGTGAGCATAGTCGTTGAGCATCTTGATATCGAAGTCTGGATATGGAGTCACGAAGTCGAAGACATCGAGCTTCTGGTGACCGAACCAGTCTTCCCAACCTTCGTTCCAGCCTTCTACCAATACTTCCTGCAAACCGTTCTTGGCTGCAAAGTCGATGTAGCGCTTCACTTCCTCGTTGGTTGCACCATGAGTACCGTTAGGCTTGCACTTGCTGTAATCGGTTACACCGAGACGCACAGATGGCAGATCGTTGGTATAGCTCCAGGTCTTGGTACCCACAATCATGTTCCACCATACACCGCAGTACTTGGTAGGATGAATCCAGGATGTATCCTTAATCTTGCAAGGCTCGTTAAGGTTCAATGTCAACTTGCATGAAAGCATATCACGGGCATCATCACTTACCATCACGGTACGCCAAGGTGTATTGAATGGAGTCTGGATAAATCCCTTTCTGCCCACGGCATCAGGAGTGAGCCAAGACTCGAAGGTCAATGTTTTCTCATCCAGATTGAGGTGCATGGTAGGATAATCCAGGCAGGCAGCCTCATGGATGTTGATGTAGAGTCCGTCCTTGGTCTTCATCTGGAGAGAGGTCTGAACACCGGTATCAGAGAAGACGGTGGTAGATGAATTGCTCTTGTAAGCTTCACGGTTTTTCGCAATAATTGGGCGAATGCCTGTCAATGGAGTAATGTTGTAATCATACTCCTGTGTATCATAATCACCAGGAATCCAGTAAGCGGTATGATCGCCTGCCATGGCAAACTGGGTATGCTCCTCCTGGATGACGAAATAATTCAGACTTTCCTGTTGTGGGAACTCATAGCGCAAGCCCATACCATAATCATATACACGGAAACGGATGGTGATGTTACGCTTAGAAGCAGCCTGGTTCAGGTTTACCTCCATCTCGTTGTAATGGTTGCGGATGGTAGCGGTCTCGCCCCATACCGGCTTCCAGGTTTCATCGAAAGTCGATGTCTTGCTGCCGGTTTCAGTAAAACCATCCATCAGGCTGGTTTCCTCCATGCCCTTAGAGGCATGTTTATCCTTAGCCAGTTCCAATCCTAAGTGGGATGGCTTGCATACAGTCTTTCCCTTATAGCTCATCTCATAGGTAGGCTGTCCCTTTTCGGTCAAAGAGAATGTTACCGAGACGTTGCCGTTAGGCGACTTTACGGTCTGGGCTGCTGCCAACATAGGAAGCAAGAGACCCATCACTAATACATTCAGTTTTTTCATACTGTTCAGTTGTTGTTTATTCTTTTTTTGAATCTTCGTTAGTTTATCTCAATCATTATCTGTTTATTCTTAAGATAGTGCAAAGATACAAAAAACAAAAATACCCTCCACGTTTTGGGAGGGTATTTTTCTGCAAATGAGTGTGCAAACGTTTGCACTATATATAATCATGTTAGTTAGCATCTTCCAGACTGCGAAATCATTTCTGTGATATTCTGCACGAAACGCTTATCTGCAGCCAGATCCTCTATGTTGAGGTGCATGCGGTAACGCCAGTAATGCTTAGGGTTAGCCGGGATATTGATACGCTCAGCATCGGCATCAGGCAGACGAAGAGCCTCATCGGTAGCCAACCAGTCCTGGATGCTCAATATGCAGAGCATGGATGGAGAGGTAAGATGGCGGCTGATGATGTCGCTAGCCAACCAGCCTGGGAGTGGATGAGGTGCTGATCCCTGACGGTAGAGCATCGTATTGTAATACTCCTGGGTACGCTGGATATTCTCATCCCACCACATGCGCAGAGTAGGCATATCGTGGCTCGAAATGGTACATACCGAGCGGTATGGGTTACGGCTCAGATGTCCGAACTTAACCGATGGATCCTTTGGCATGCTCTGGAGTTCCAGACTCAATATCTTCAACTCGTCCATTACCCAAGGCACACAGTCTGGAACCATACCGAGGTCTTCGGCACAAACTAGCATGCGGGTAGCCTGAACCAGCTTAGGCAACTTTTTCATCGCCTCCTGATACCAGAACTGGTTGTTGCGGCGATAGAAATAGTCGTTGTAAAGGCGGTTAAACGCAGCCTTGTCATTATCATAGAGCGACTCGTAGATAAAGTCGAGCTGGGCTGAGATACGTGGATGGAAGACGCCAGGGTTGGTATGATTGCGTACGAAGAGTACATCGCTGATCAGGGCATACAAGCCATCACGCAGCCAGAGTTCCTTCTCATCTGTTACGTCAGCAAAGAGAGCCTCTACCTTGCGCTGGGTATCTACCTCAGGCTTCATCTGATAACGCTCGTCATCCAGACGGTCGAGATACTTCTCCTTTACCTCGCCGGCACGCTCATGGAACACACGATCCAATACCCAATCGGTAATGAACGGACGGGTAAAACGGTCTTCCTGGAAGTGCAAACCATAGCTTTCAATCTCTTCACGGCTCATGGCAAGCGCCGGTGCAAACTGTCCGAGCAATCCATGTACGCTATGTACCGGAATCTCCCAGATACGGAAGAAGCCCAATACGTGGTCGATGCGGTAAGCATCAAAATATCTTGCCATGTTCTTGAAACGGCGGTTCCACCACTGGCAGCCATCCTTCAGCATCTCAAACCAGTTATAGGTAGGGAATCCCCAGTTCTGACCATTGGCAGAGAAGTCATCTGGTGGAGCACCCGCCTGACCATTGAGGTTGAAGTATTTAGGTTCCGTCCATACATCGCAACCATTGCGGTTTACGCCGATTGGAATATCACCCTTCAAAATAACGCCCTTAGCCTTGGCATGCTCGTGAGCCTCCTGCATCTGGCGGTCCAGTACGAACTGTACGAAATAGAAGAACGCCACGTTCTTGTAAGCAGCAGTCTTAGGGTCGGCAAGCACCTTGCGCTCAGCCTCATCCCATACCTGATGATCTGGCCACTGGTTGAAATCAGCCGTACCATTCTTATCACGCAGGTATGAATACTGTGCGTAAGGAACCAGCCACAGTTCAGAAGCCTGGAAGAAAGCCTTGTATTCGGCTGTCTTCATCATCTTTTCACCTTCCTGATTGAAGATTTGGCGCAAGTAATTTATCTTGAAATCATTTACTTTCTCGTAATCTATCTTATCCAGTGCGTTCAACTCAGCACGTGTCTTCTCAGCCTCAGCACGAGCCTTGGCGTCCTTCAGCTCAGGGAGAGCATGGAGGTCGGCATACTGCGGATGAATAGCGAAGACGCTGATGCAGCTGTATGGATAACTGTCGGTCCATGTATGGGTGATGGTGGTATCATTGATAGGAAGGAGCTGGAGCACCTTCTGACCGGTAGAAGCCACAAAATCAATCATGGTCTTCAGGTCACCGAAGTCACCAATACCGGCACTCTTACGGGTACGCAATGAGAATACAGGCACCTGCGTTCCGGCAAGTTTGCGGTTATACAGAGCGAAGAAAGCCTGGTCGAGTTCATAAGATACCAACTCACCTGCCTTCATCTCCGGCAAATCCACGGTTCTGTTCATGCTGGTTTCCCAGAGAAGCTCGCTCTTCGCATTACGGAAAGCAACGAACTTAAACTCCAGATGGCTGCCCTCAAGATGAGTCGCATCAATATCAGCCACCCATTCATTATAGGTATGCTGAGTCATCGGAAGAATCTTCTGCACATCCCAGACACCCAAAGCTTTATCTGCACCCAATACCCCCAGACGCTCACCATCGCGAAGCTGAGGAGCACGGACTATCAGACGCACAATCTTGCTGTCCGTTTCCGGCTTCATCTCCTGTGGAGCCTGATGATTGATGCAATCGGTAAAGGCACTGCTGTAGAGGTAAGCATCCTCCGGCATAGCCTTCCAATGATCGTAAAGGGTATAAACCTCTGCCTTTCTGGCATTTACATCGAGCTGATGCTTGATTATAAGCCATTCGGTCTTGACTGCTCTTCCTTCACGTTCTACACTATAATAATAGGTATACGATTTTTCTGGTGATTCAACACACCAGTCGCATGCCCATCTTTGACCATCTGTCGTCTCGAGAGGAAGTTTCAGTTCACCTTCCTCCGTCTGAATGTTTACGACGATCTGTTCGCCGAACATTGCTTTATATTCAATATTAAACTGTACTGTCATAAGACTCTTAAAGGCTCTTGAAAATGTTATAATTTATGTTTGATGCTACAAAGGTAAGAAAAACGAGCGAAAAACGTATCTGAAATTTGCATATTTTTTCTCACAAATCGTGCAAACGTTTGCACTACCCCTACTCTGTAGAAACAATAATTAATCGTTCATCACATTTTATTCTGATTTCTTATCCTTGATGATACTCACAGACAGTGCACCCGCAATCAGCAGGATACCTGCCACAATCATCATATCGCTCTGATGAGAACCCACCAGACTCAAGACAATTCCACCGCAGATAGCAGCCACAATCTGAGGGATACAGATGGTTCCGTTAAACAGACCGAGATAAGCACCCATGTGACCATATCCCTGCAAAGCATTGGTAACAAAGGTGAAAGGCATCGCCAGCATGGCTGCCCAACCGGCACCAATCATCAGGAACGGAACAAACTGCAGATACTGGTCATGCAGGAAAGGTATCAGGGCAAAACCCACACCACCGATAACCAGACTGACAGCGTATGCCACCTTCGTATTCTTAAACTGAGGGAGAATCACTGCCCAGACTACACTACCTACAGCCTGTACGGCAAAGAGAATGCCCACCCAGTTGCCTGCCTCCTGGAATGCTTCAGAAGCAGGATCGGTCGTATTCCATACGGTTTCAGCGATGGCTCCCGTAGAATAATTCCAGAGATAAAGGAAACCAGCCCAGCAGAAGAACTGAACCAGTCCCACCTTCCAGAAGGTAGATGGCGCCTTGCGGAGCAAAGTAATCCAACCGGCCTTGTCTTCAGAAGCCTCAGCATTAGAATTCTTCACTCTTCCCTCTTCCCTCTTCGCTTCATTATACTCCGCATACTGCTGTGGATTCCACTCCTTCACCTTCATCGTGGTGTAGATAACACAGAGAATCAGGATAACCGCACCGATATAAAACGACCAGATGACAGAATCAGGAACCACACCCTTCTCAGCATAATTCTTGATACCGAGGAAGGTAAAGAGAAATGGGAAGATATATCCGGCTACAGAACCGGCATTGCAGAGGAAACTCTGGATAGAGTAAGCCTTTGCCTTCTGTTTTTCATTTACCATATCGCCTACCAACATCTTGAACGGCTGCATCGCCATGTTGATGCTCGTATCGAGGAACATCAGCGCTATCAGTCCGAAGAGCATCGCACCGCTCACGGTCAGTCCGAGCGAACCGGCATTCGGGAGCAGGCACATTACCAGGACGGCAATCGTAGCACCCACAAAGAGATAAGGGATGCGGCGACCGAAGTGGCACCACGTCTTATCACTCAACGTGCCCACGATAGGCTGAACCAGGATTCCCATCAGAGGAGGGAGAATCCAGAAATAACTCAAGTTGTGTGGGTCAGCACCCAACGTTGCAAAGATTCGGGAGATGTTGGCGCTCTGTAGGGCGTAGGCAATCTGTACTCCGAAAAATCCGAAGCTCAAGTTCCAGAGCTTCCAGAAACTTAAATCAGGTTTTTGTTTCATCGTTATATTGTTTTTATATTTTTATCTTGTTGTTCCTCTCACCACAAGTCGTGTTCTCACCACTCGCTTCTCCACCTCATCTCTAGGGATGGAGCCTTCCACCTGACCAATCAGGATATTGGCAGCTTCCTCGCCTACGGCTACACCTCGCTGCTCAACCGTAGTAAGCATCGGGTCGCACGCCTTGGCACGGTCACCATTGGTGAATCCGCAGATGCTGATTTCTTCAGGCACCTTGAATCCCATGCGCTTGGCGGTATAGAGGATACCGATTGCCGTATCATCATTGATGGCAAAGAAAGCATCCGGACGATCTTCCTCTATCAGAATATCCGGCGTTATTGCTTCGGCATTGGCACGGTCATCGCAGATCTTCACCCAGTCAGGGTTCTCCGTCAAGCCATGCTTTACCAGCGCATCATGATAACCGTTATATCGGTTCTTTGAGATTTCCAGATTCATCGGCGAGCCGTAGAAGGCAATCTTCTTACAGCCCGTATCAATCATGTGGGTAACGGCAGTAAAGGCACCCATATAGTCATCTACCACCACTCGCGAGCAGTTCACGCCCGTACATATTCTATCATAGAAGATGAGCGGCACCCCATTCTGCAGCAGTTTTTCGAAATGGTCATACTGCTTGGTATCCTTCGCCTGTGAAACGATGATGCCACAAACCTTGTTCTGATAGAAGTCTTCACAGATGGCCACCTCCTTATCGTAACGCTCGTTACTCTGCGCCACCATCACACGGTAACCTCTGGCTCTAGCCTCTTCCTCTATACCCGAAAGCACCGACATGAAGTAATAGTGTACCACCTGAGGCACAATAACTCCAATCACCTTCATCGGCTTCACCTTACTATGTCTTAAAGCTTCACCCAGGAAATTAGGAAAGAAGTTATGTTCACGCGCGTATTTCTGAATACGCTCCTTTTGGGCAGTACTGATACGAGAACTGTCCTTCAATGCCCGGCTCACTGTGGCAACACTTACGCCCAGATCGCGAGCAATATCTTTCATTGTTATTGTTTCTTTATCGCCCATTGCTATTAGTTGTGCTGCAAAATTACGAAATATCCTCAATATCAGTTCAAAGTTCTTGACTTAAATCAAGTAATTTCTGTGCAAACGTTTGCACAAAATAAATAACGGAATTAACACAAAAATAGTACAACATTAGAGAAAAGAACTTAATTTTGCACACAGAAACGACAAGTTTATGGGCAAGCGCCCCCATTCCTACCTTATATAATATAAGTAAGATGCCAGAAAGACTAAACAAGAGCCAGAACGGCATTTTGAGTAGGAACGACAACAACTTAAGCCAAGAAGAAAAGAAGAAAAAGTAAATAATTTAATATTATACATTAACTTAAAAATCAAGCAAATGATGAAGCAGGTAAAAATTAAATTGCCTCTCAGAGCGTTGACCCTAGCAAGCGGTCTGCTTCTGACGGTGAGTTCCTTTGCGCAGACAAATGCAGTTAAGGGACATGTGAAGGATGCTTCTGGTGAGCCTATCATGGGTGCTACCATTACAGTTAACGGTAAGGCAGTAGGTATTACCGACATGGATGGTAACTTCTCAGTTGATGCAGCGCCAGGTGCCAAGATTACATTCACCTATCTGGGTATGACACCGCAGACAGTGAAGGCATCTAGTAACATGAACATTACCTTGGAAGATGACTCAAAGGCTTTGAATGAAGTCGTTGTCATCGGTTATGGTGTGGCTAAGAAGTCAGACCTGACCGGTTCTGTAACAGCTATCAAACCTGATTCTAAGAATAAGGGTGTGGTTGTTAATGCACAGGATATGCTTACAGGTAAGGTTGCCGGTGTAAACATTACCAGCAACGACGGTACTCCTGGTGGTGGTGCCAAGATTCGTGTTCGTGGCGGTTCTTCTTTGAACGCATCTAACGACCCATTGATCGTTATCGATGGTCTGGCAATGGACAACGATGGTGTTAAGGGTCTTTCTAATCTCCTTTCTGTAGTTAACCCACAGGATATTGAGTCTTTCAGTGTCTTGAAGGATGCTTCTGCAACTGCTATTTATGGTTCCCGCGGTTCTAATGGTGTCATCATCATTACAACCAAGAAGGGTCGCAAGGGTCAGAAACCTACCGTTTCTTACTCTGGTAGCATAACCATCAGCGAGAAGAAGAACACAATTGATGTTCTTAACGCTGACGAGTTCCGTGCAACAGTTGAAAAACTGTATGGAAAAGACAGTGAAGCTTACAGCGCACTGGGTACAGCCAACACCAACTGGCAGGACTTGATTTACCGTACAGCTATCAGCCACGACCACAACATTACAGTTTCTGGTGCAGCAAAGTCACTCCCATACCGTGTTTCTGTAGGTTATACAGACCAGCAGGGTATCGTGAAGACATCTGACTTCAAGCGTGCAACAGCATCTTTGAACTTGAACCCATCATTCTTCCAGGATCACTTGACATTGAACCTGAATGCCAAGGGTATGTATGCTAGAACCTTATATACAGATGGTTCTGTTGTATCAGCAGCTGTAAGAATGGATCCAACTCAGGATCCATACAACTTTACATCTGAATATCACAAGAATCAGCTTAGAGACAAAGATGGCAACAGTCTCCTGGACCAGACTCTCAAGAACTATGGTGGCTATTTCCAGTGGTCAAAGAAAGCAGAGTATGGTGACAATACATGGCCTTTCACTTATGACAGCACCACACAGATGCCTAACCCTCTGTCTTTGCTGGATCAGGGCAGTCAGATTGCTCACAGCCGTTCATTCATCGGTAGTGCAGACATCGACTATAAGGTACACGGTTTCGAGGACTTGAGATTGCATGCTACCTTGGGTGCAGATATCTCAAAGGGTCGCCAGAGCCAGTCATTTGCTACATCTTGCACAAACGCATTGTACTATGGCAGCTACGGTGGTGAGGAAATTCTGAAGCGCAACCTCTCTTTGAGTGCTTACGCTCAGTACTACAAGGATTTCAACAAGATTCATCACTTCGACATCATGGCTGGTTATGAGTGGCAGCACTTCTGGCGCAGCAAGAACAATGACTATGTAGGTTATTATCCTGAAACAAATAACGATGCAAGTCTTGCTGGCACAGAGCGTCCTCATACTCCATATAGCGAGAAGAGCGAAAGCTACCTGGTATCTTTCTTCGGACGTGCCAACTACACATTGCTCGACCGTTACTTCCTGACAGCAACCGTCCGTGATGATGGTTCTTCACGTTTCAAGGAGCACTGGGCATGGTTCCCATCATTCGCTTTTGCATGGAAGGCTAACGAAGAAGCATTCCTGAAGAACGCTAACTGGTTGTCTGACTTGAAGCTCCGTCTGGGTTATGGTAAGACTGGTCAGCAGGCTGGTTCTATCGGCGATTATGAGTGGATTCCATCTTATTCTATCAGCACAGGTACAAATGGTTTCTATCCTGTTACTGGCACAGGTGAACTTTATAGACCAAACAACTACCGTCCTGACTTGAAGTGGGAAACAACCTCTACCTACAACGTAGGTTTGGATTGGGGCATCATGGATCAGAGATTGTCTGGTAGCGTAGATTGGTACTACAGAAAGACTACCGATCTGTTGAACTATGCTCCACTTTCTTCTATGGCAGGTTACAAGAACCAGGCATGGCAGAACATCGGTTCCTTGAAGAATACCGGTGTTGAAGCAGCTATTACCTGGCGTGCTATCCAGACCAAGGACTGGTTCTGGACCATGACATACAACTTCACTTACAACAAGAACGAGATTACCGACTTGAATGGTGTATCTGAGAATGGTGCTCCTGTTGTTAATACAAACATCAAGGTAGGTGATGGTTCTGGTGCTTATCTGCAGGCTAACCAGGTGGGTTATGCTATGAACTCATACTATGTTTACCAGCAGGTTTACGACAAGAACGGCAAGCCAATTGAGAACTGCGTAGTTGACCGTAACGGTGACGGTAAGATCAATGAAAGCGATAAGTATCTCTACAAGAGCCCAGCAGCTCCTGTAACCATGGGCTTCTCTTCTCGCTTGGAATACAAGAACTGGGACTTCGGTTTCTCTTTGCGTGCAAGCATCGGCAACTATGTATATAACAATGTTGAGCAGAGCATGAGTAACATGAATACAGGTGAGTGGTTCTCTAACTCTTTGAAGTACTTCTCTAACCGTATGAAGAGTACTGTTGAGAGAAACTGGCAGACCTACGAGATCACTTCTAAGTTGTCTGACTACTATGTGAAGAACGCTTCATTCCTGAAGTGCGACAACATCACATTGGGTTATAGCTTCAACAACCTGTTTAAGTCAAGCGGCTGGCATGGACTTTCAGGTCGTGCATACGCTACTGCATCAAATGTATTCACAATAACCAATTATGACGGTTTGGATCCAGAAGTAGGCGATGGTAACGACAACAACCTCTACCCACGTCCATTCTCTGTAGTAGTTGGTCTTAGCTTGAATTTCTAATAAGAAAGGATATCAATTATGAAAAAATATATTAAAAATATTGTTCCAGTAGCAGCACTTCTGCTCACAATGGGAACAGCAACATCATGTGTCGGTGATTTGGACGTTACTCCGATTAACCCAAACATCCAGACAGGCCTTAACATCGATGGTCTTTTCAACAAGTGCTATGCTAACTTTGCCCTGGCTGGTAATGGTGGTGCTAATGGTGACTGCGACATTGATGGTATTGACGGTGGAACATCTGGTTTTATACGCCAGACATTCAATGCAAACGAATTACCAACCGATGAGGCTATCTGCGGTTGGGGTGATGATGGTATAGCCGGCTTCTGCTATAATAGCTACAATGCCTCAAACCCAATGTTGATTGGTTTGTATGCCCGTATCACAACAGGTATTGCTTATTGCAACCAGTATCTTGCAGAAGCAGGAGATCAGGATGCAACCAAGCTTGCAGAGATTCGCTTCCTGAGAGTATACGAATATTTTAGCTTGATGGACGGATGGGGCAACATCCCATTTACACTTCAGCCATTGACCAAGCCTGAAAGATATACCAGAGCACAGGTTTACGAATGGCTTGAGAAGGAGCTTCTTGAAATAGAGCCAAGCCTTTCTGATGCAAAGGCTAAGAAGTCAACAGATGCCGGTTACGGTCGTGTAGATAAGGCTGCATGCTGGTTGCTTCTCTCCCGCCTCTACCTCAATGCAGAGGTTTATACAGGCACACCTCAGTGGGAGAAGGCTAAGTCATACGCCAAGAAGGTGATGGATTCTTCTTATAAGCTGAACACCAAAAGCGTAAACGGCTGGAGTGCTTACCAGATGCTCTTCATGGGCGATAACGGTGAGACAGATGCAGCTTACGAGGGTATCTTCCCTCTCTTGCAGGATGGTTTGAAGACCACAAGCTGGGGTACTACACTCTTCCTGTTGGCTTCTACCTACGATCAAGATATGCACGCAAATCCAAACAACCCTTCAGCTACCAATGGTACTGACCAGGCTTGGGGTGGTAACCGCGCTCGTCCTGACTTGGTGAAGAAGTTCTTCCCTAATGGTAACGTTCCAAATCTTGAAAGCTACGCTACAGCAAAAGCTGCCGGTGATGACCGTGCTCTCTTCAACGGTGTAAACCGTTCATTGGATAATGATGACGTTGCTACTTTCAAGAGCGGTTTCGGTGTTGCTAAGTTCACCAACTTC
This window encodes:
- the pulA gene encoding type I pullulanase, which encodes MNIQKLIIAALTATVLPTSLNAQQTFNEMMYSKEKTMFILNAPTAQKSSVTLRLYKQGQGGKAYKTLKMKRLGDERWEATVKGDLKGKFYTFDIGKGETPGTFAKAVGVNGNRGAIVDLYDTDPSGWDQDVRPALKSPADLVVYELHVRDFSISPTSGLKYKGKYLALTEPKAIEYLKNLGINAIHFQPVFDFASIDETRLDKPQFNWGYDPKNYNVPEGSYATDPYSPATRIKEFKEMVMALHKAGIRVIFDAVYNHTFDINGSNFQRTYPDYYYRKTKDGKYSDGSGCGNETASEKPLMRQFMLESVKYWIDEYHIDGFRFDLMGVHDIETMQAIREMVNRIDPSIYIYGEGWSAGSCAYPTEKLAVKANTQQLKGIGAFSDDMRDALRGPFSDDHQGALLAGLTGQEESLKFGIVGGIAHPQVDMTKVNYDKKPWTNNPTEQISYVSCHDDMCLVDRLKASIASLTDKNIPEAMRTAELLRIDQLAQTCVFTSQGVPFILAGEEMLRDKKGVHNSYNSPDSINQFTWTNLQKYPQAFAYYKSLIQLRKNHPAFRLSTGDKVRQHLEFLPAQETCLVGFQLKNLEGIDAWKNIIVIYNFNKEAKKMQIPEGNYTVACCNGVINEEGLGFVSGKDVEVAPQSALILYQK
- a CDS encoding glycoside hydrolase family 97 protein, which gives rise to MKKLNVLVMGLLLPMLAAAQTVKSPNGNVSVTFSLTEKGQPTYEMSYKGKTVCKPSHLGLELAKDKHASKGMEETSLMDGFTETGSKTSTFDETWKPVWGETATIRNHYNEMEVNLNQAASKRNITIRFRVYDYGMGLRYEFPQQESLNYFVIQEEHTQFAMAGDHTAYWIPGDYDTQEYDYNITPLTGIRPIIAKNREAYKSNSSTTVFSDTGVQTSLQMKTKDGLYINIHEAACLDYPTMHLNLDEKTLTFESWLTPDAVGRKGFIQTPFNTPWRTVMVSDDARDMLSCKLTLNLNEPCKIKDTSWIHPTKYCGVWWNMIVGTKTWSYTNDLPSVRLGVTDYSKCKPNGTHGATNEEVKRYIDFAAKNGLQEVLVEGWNEGWEDWFGHQKLDVFDFVTPYPDFDIKMLNDYAHSKGVKLMMHHETSSAALNYERHMEDAFNLMNKYGYDAVKTGYVGDIIPRGEYHYSQLMNNHYQRVIETAAKHHIMVNAHEATRPTGICRTWPNLVGNESARGTEYEAFGGNKSYHTVMLPFTRLQGGPMDYTPGIFETKLSEWSNNKSYVHTTLCGQLSLYLVMYSPLQMAADLPEHYEKYDDAFQFIRDVACDWDDSKYLEAEPAKYITVARKAKGTDNWFVGGKTDAARTAVVKLDFLDKGKKYACAIYQDGKTADYEKNPKSYQIIHKTVKKGDVLKINEARGGGFAISLLAK